The window ACACTTTTCCATTTAAGGAACTCACATCTTCCCTGGGGAGCATTGAATACACAGGTAGTATGACTTCTCCTGACTTATTATTTACGTTTCCGCTTTTATCTCCCTCACCACAGTCCAATTTGTTACTTCCTCGACAGTCTTCACAGGTCCTACCCCAACCAAATCCCCTATCTTCTGATGTTCCTCCTTCCAATAacctcatctccacctctaGTTTACCTGCTCCTTGTGACACACCAGCCCCAATGCCTTTAGCAACCTCTAGGTCTACCAACTCCTCTTCAAATGAGCAAGAGGCGGTACCATTTCCTGAAATGAACCAATCCGTGTCAGTTGATGATCACGGTCCTACTTCCTCCACCCAACAGCCTGTGCCACCCGCAAGAATGACTACTCGTTCACAATCTGGCATTCAAAAGCGTAATCCCAAATATGCCTTGCATGTTAATATTAATCCTTCTCTTGTTTAACCAACCTGTTTTAGTCAGGCCATCAAGAATTAGGACTGGAGGAATGCCATGGTTCAAGAGTTCAATGCCTTACAGCGGTGTGGTACCTGGAAGCTTGTTCCATATCATTCACGAATGAACTTGTTGCCTAACAAATGGGTTTTCAAGCTTAAACAACGTGCAGATGGCTCGGTTGAACGGCATAAGGCGAGGCTAGTTGCAAATGGCTTTCATCAGAAGCCTGGCATTGATTATACAGAAACTTTTAGTCCCGTAGTGAAGCACAGTACTATAAGGCTTGTCCTTAGTCTTGCCGTTTCACAACGATGGCCTATCCGACAGTTGGATGTACAGAATGCGTTCTTGCATGGATTTTTGAATGAGGATGTGTATATGCTGCAACCGGCCGGTTTTGTTGATCCACAGTATCCTAATTATGTTTGCAAATTGCAAAGGAGTatctatggcttgaaacaaGCTCCTCGAGCTTGGTTTCATAGGTTCTCGGAATTTTTGCTTCAATTAGGGTTTCAAGCATCCCCTTGTGATTATAGTTTGTTCGTTTATAATCACAGCGGTGTTTACTTGATTCTTTTGATATATGTGGACGATATTTTGTTAACAGGCAATAGCTCACGGCAAATGACTTGCTTAATCAACAAGCTGggaactttgttttcaatgaaggatttgggtccATTACATTATTTTCTCGGTGTTGAAGTCAAATATGTGGTTGATCAGATGCATTTGAGTCAAGCTAAGTATGCGTTGGATTTATTGCAGCGTACCAAGTTCTTGGATGCCAAACCGATTTCCACTCCAGTTTCTTGTGGCCAGAAATTAAGTGCTTATGATGGTGAGGCATATGACAGTCCAGACTTATATCGAAGTGTTGTTGGCGCACTACAATATCTTACCATCACCAGACCCGATCTTTCGTATGCTGTGAACCAGGTCtgtcagttcatgcactctCCAAAGACTACACATTGGACGGCAGTCAAGAGAATCCTACGTTATGTTAAGGCCACGTACAATCATGGTCTTCTGTACAAACCTGGTAATACACATCTCACGGCATTTTCAGATGCGGATTATGCTAGGAATCCTGACACTCGGCATTCCACTGGCGGTTTCTGCATTTACTTCGGCTCCAATCTTGTGTCCTGGAGTTCTAAGAAACAAAAAACGGTGTCTCGCTCGAGTTCTGAAGCTGAGTACAGGCAGCTGGCTTACACCGCTGCGGAACTGTCATGGCTACGGTCCCTTTTTCGTGATTTACAGTTACATCTTAGCTGTCCCACTATTTGGTGTGACAATATATCGTCCATTGCCTTAGCTTCGTATCCAGTGTTTCATTCGAGAACGAAGCATTTGGAAGTTGATTATCATTATGTTCGTGAGAAGGTGGTTCGTGGTCAGCTAATggtaaattatatttgttcCTAAGATCAGACAGCTGATTTGTTCGCTAAAGGTTTGTCTGTTATGCGTTTCAACCTTCTAGTCTCCAAGCTTCCAGTTGTATCTCCCCCTATCAGCTTGCGGGGGGATGTTAGACCAAGTCCTAGTCCGCGTGCGGTTTCAAGAGTTTGTGATCAAGTCAAACTGTTATCCCACAAGAGTTAGTTTAGGATAAGACTCTTTCAGATATTCATTTCCGTGTAAATCCAAGTTTGATCTTTCTGTTGTATCTTTGTTTTTCAAATCTCCTTGTAAATAGGGTTTTCAGTTCCCTGATGTAATCTGGAATGCATTATAAATACATGCAGCCAATCACTGATTGGTAATGCAATTGAAGTGAGACTGTGAGTGTTTGTAAGTTTTACAGAATGCATGGGCAAAAAATGAAGGAACTGCGAGCAACGATGTGTAGAAGAAAGGAAAGAACGCTGAAATCGAAGAGGGAGTCAAATGGATAAAAAGGATACCCAGGATGATGATCAACACAAGGCCAAAAAGTGGAAGAATCCCGAAGAAAAGAAGGGTAACAATAAGGGCAAGAATGCCATTTTACTGCAGCAGAGAGGGTAAAAAGGACCGCTAAGGAAGAAATGGGAGGGCATATTAGGGTATTCATTGTTTATGAGCTCCTCTCGATGATGAACAGTAACTTTCTGCTGAGTTTTAGCAGATGTAAATGTAGTATCCATTTTTGTATACTTTTGAACGCGTAAATTCCTCCAAAAATAGGGAGACCAATTAATTTGCACTTTCTAAATGACGTTTTACTGTAGTGGCAGAAAGTAATAATGTCTATATACTCTTATATTATCACTGatctctctccccttaacaaccaattttagttaaaatgatATCTGAAACAGAGGGGTAGTTGGTGGTGTGCAAAAGGTGTAGAGGCACAGGACCCCGAATTATTTAGGGGCCTCAAAAAAATGTACCCTCCTATATATTACATATGTATAAATTTCTAATAATAAAGTTttaaactgaaaagaaaaagtatcatcatatgatttaaTCTATATTACAATTGATTAAGTGAAgcttatatttaatatattaattttctacTTTTCTCTAGCAATAAAAACTTGTATATTACTTTCTCCCACCAATACAAACGTATTTTTATATCTCTCTTTCAGTTATGCTCTATTTTTTCATAGATGAACCCtaaatcatgattttatgtTGGAGATTAGAACATCTCCAACGGAGACgtcaaattcaaaatatcaaatttcaatttaatgGCTGACTTGGTAATTTGACATATTGTCTATATTTGTTTTTCCACCTGATATGCCAAAATTTATTacttcatttatgttttttttttaaacaaaaataataaaagttggtttcttgttggtttaaaaataataagagcGAGATgctaatttcaaataattttgaatattggttgttgagcttTGCATGAATatattgtccaaaaaaaaaaaattcaaataagcagggcctttttattaaattcgCACAGGGCCCCCAAAATGTTAGAGACGGCTCTGCTCTAAAattggcataactcctcactttggtcacTGAGATTTAAATTTGATGTAACTAGTCTCTGAGTTTGTctaccgtcaatcattttggtcttccatgaaaaatctctgttaaataagaaaatgacaaaaatacccttaatctctgtaaaatcattttggcccattgtttattaaattgaggatatttttgtcattttgatttttatttaacagcggattttcacaaaatgaccaaaatgattgatggtggacaaattcAGGGATcattctatcgattttaaaatCTCAGGACTAAAATgagaagttatgtcaatctcaaagatcattttgactaaaatgtCCTATTACTTTAACCAATTAATGTGCCGTTTTGTCAATTATATATGGgagaaaatttatgtttttcttttgacatttgaagaagatttatgctgttttcctttttattttatttttatcaatatcAGCTTTACATCTTTGTCAGTTTGTTGTGAAACGAATTCATTAGTATtctatttttagaaaaattaatttggatTAAAGTTCATGACAGTTTTACAATGTGGTTTTGGTGAGTTAACATAATtcttttttggtatattttaacaggaaaaagaaataaaaggttGGTAACTTATAAGGTCTTCCAAGTAGTTTGAGTGAGTGTGATATCCAATTACCTACCTGAGTTTGTTACCTATAACATTATTGTTATACTAGTATGAGTTCAATATACCAGTATCGCACTCAAATTTTTGGAGCaattgtaaaaatgtaattccTATATGAGCTCAATATATTAGCTGCAGCACCTTAAGGGATGGCATAGCCTCGCAAGGTTGAAACGAGAAAAGGCTTACGGTGCATACCTAGGCACCCAGAGACTGGAATACCTAAGAGGGAGTTATAATACTTTTTTAAAGGctaattatttgttttatatttgttttttgttgcttCAGTGTAAcacttgtcttttttttttttattgttttatttttatacacgATAGTGTTAATAGGTTAAAATGTCAGTTATTAGGAGAGTAGGAAATCGGTGGAGATTGAACCCAAAACATGGTGTATAGGCATCAATTTTTTTCGCCACTGTGGTAAAATGCAACCTGCCTTGtcatattttgttttgatgatTAGAAATTATATGTccaaaaacaattaattaacaaaaacaaaagttaactacgaggaagaaaaaaaacaaaagttaattAACCTGACAAGGGGAGTGGATTAAATTCATTCACAAGAAAAAGCACATCCCAAATCCATGGCAAAACAAGAGTTggagaaagaggagaagaaCAATGGCACAAGAGAGAGGCCTAACAAGAAGGAAGTCATCATCACCGTCTATGTTGAAACACCATCACCGTCTGATTCGTCCCATCAGAAAACTGATGATCATGTTAAGAAGATCAAGCCCAAGCCTAGCTCCCAAAACCCTCATCAGACTGCGAAAACACGAATCCATGATCGCCGAGCTCGACTCCTTGCTTATTCTCAAGAGCTAAGAACAACTGGTGATTCCCAGAAAGTGCAATGGCCTAAGAGTGGTTCAAGGCCAAAGCCTAGGGTAAGTTTTCATGCATATATAGATTGTTTGGTAATGTTGGTACATTGTTGATTTCGCGTCGACACTCCATTGATATATATACTTTTGGTAGTTGGTATATTGTTGATCTCTATCGAtagattgttgaaatttgatatcGACAATATGACAGACTAGTCTATAGTACCTATGATATTGTCGATATCAGTACTCGTTGTTGAATTCATACGAACGTATAAATTACAAAACTGAGGTGTGACGTGCGTGTCTAGCATTACTGTATTGATCATTTTAATATTTGGTATCGACAATGTAGGTAGATTTGTATCTGGTACCGGCCAATCACTCTCCGTAGTAGAAATGCACTTGAGCATACAAATTATCGAACTGAAATTCATGTGTGCTTGGTAGGTGGAAAACAAAAGGTTCACAACTCCAATAAGACTCAGAAGAACACGGAGCAGATGGAGATACCAGCGCTTAGCACCAGAAGTAGACTTATATTGCAATCCCAAATCCATCACAGGCAGGAACAAAAAGTCCGCCGAATCAGAAACAAGTTGTAACTTTCTGGTAAATCGCTTACACATTAATCAAATTGTTTCTGCTTCATTTCAgcaattgaaatttgagaaatgATCGTTTCGGCCAAtgtctcttttcctttttctgtttCATTATGCATAAGCATATTGGTTATGGGATTATCCTTAatgttaaattagatgttacTGTTTTTGTCGGTGTGTTTGGGCAGAGGAAGCTAAGGTGTGTGCTGAGAGGAATATCTGGCTGGAGCTGCAACAAGGGATCCAAAGTTGCTGAGAGAAATAATCATGTTGTttgatttagagtttttaaTGTTAATTTGCTTGAATGGGTCGTATGTCTTTTTTCTACCCACTTATCCTGCCCTGTTTCTTACAGAAGTAAAATTTAAGATCCATTTTTTCCTCCATGTGTAGACCTTTTAAACATCTTGCCAAGTCAAAAATACTCAAAACAAGGGAAGTTACTGCACAAAAATCCATAGCATACGTGTAAAAAGAACACAGTTTGGCTCCTTTCGGAATAGGAGTTAATTCTTCTTACATGCAAATCACAAGGTCACACATACTGAAAATATCGTCAGTTCCATTTTATTCACGGCCCAGcagaaaaatacaatagattcTACTTGCTGTGATTTTAATGAGTTACTTTTGCATTAGTATCGTACCGTCATTTGCGGGTGATAGGGAATGCAAATTACATAGGAACCCCTAAAACAGAGGGTCCAAAATAAAGGAGGGCCCCTGAACCCACCTGGTGATTCACACAAGGAAATACATTATTCCTCCAGAAGCTGTACACCAGCTATAAATGAAATTGGCAAAAGAATCAACACGGTAGGTCACTGAATTCAGAATTTAagagaagataaaaaaaaaggcacaCTATTCACCCCTGTTGAAAGACAAAGAATAACCGATCAATACAATCTACGAGGAATATTGAACACGAAACTGCCCTCAAGTATCCAGGGTTTATGCCCAGCCATCTGCATTTCCTACAACCTGTTAATCAGTAACCTGTCACTAATCACAGCGTGCAATCCAGGCCGCAGAAGCAATGATTCGAAACCGAAAAAGTGGGTTCAACTGCCTAAGTTTCCAATGAAAATGACAATACTTCTAACGCATACCATAACAAGGTGCATCAATGAGGTGAATGCATTGAAAAGAAAATCGCAAAAGTAGAATGCATTCTCCCCAACATTTGGGCAATTTTAGTCATAAGAATCGTCCAGGTTCTCTAATTCTACGCTGCACGCCCCCACCTCTAAGCCCGACAAGCCTCCGCACCACTCCCCTGCCTCGAACAGAACCACGTCGAGGTGCAAAGGCAGAACGAGAAGCCGAAGCACGCAAAAAAccattttcatccaaaatcgTGCGCCGTGAGAAGAGACCACCAATATCAAATGAACGAAATCCAAAATCATCTGAGTCACTGTCATCATCTAGCTCCGAATCAGAATCACTGTAAATGCCATCAGGGTTTGGCTCCAGCACATAATCCCCCATGATCACTGCCCCTGGAGTAGATGACACTATTGTGCTGATAACATCACTTCGCTCTCTCTCATACTCAAGCTTCTTCCATTTTTCTTCAAGTAAAGGATCCACTTCTCGGGGTCGTGCCAATGGGTGCTTTGCCTTAACATGTTTTCTGAGCTGTTTATAAGTTCCAGCAAATGAGCAATTTTCCTGCAAGCATGTTCTCTTCTTGGCATCAAAATATTGTCGTGCTGGTTCCACCACTGTCCAACCCTTCACTTGCCCCCGACATAGCGGGCATAAAAGCTCTGGTACATCTGTCTTCTCCTTGGGCTCCCCTTCACTTGAACTGAAACCTAAACTGTCCATTGGTCCATTCCATGGTTGAGAATTTTGAATTGAACATGCTTTTGTGTACGCTTTCTTATATTGTTCGAGACAGTTTGAATAGCGATGGCCAGTGGCACACATATATGGGCGACAGCCCTTATTATAAGAGGAACAAAGGAGGAGAACAGCATTGTGAGGGAACTCCATGCAGACCGAACATGTCACATTTTCCCAATCTTTCTTCTCCACTGCTTTGTGAGGTTTCTTTTTTGAATGCACATCTTTAAGAACCTTTAATGGATGCTGGATCTTCTTTACAGCTCGGAAGTCATGTTTACGTCGCAACTTGTTAACTTTGGCCATTTACAAAACACAACCTGAAATCCatcaagagaaaaagaaagagaaagggaaaggaTATTATTCTTACAAATCTTCGGCATTCTAAGAATAAAGATGAGCAAACAAACTAGGTTGCTTGCATACATCTCATGCACAACAAAACATATGTGCAAATTGACTCTAAGATCTCCCTAATGACTTCATGTATCAAACACATCCAACAATTGTGTCCCTAAAAAGGAAAAGTAAATCAGGTTCTCTGAATCTTTCATATTGTACGTATAAGTCCAAATGCTATTTGTGTGGTGTCATTCTTGAAACATAAGTCCATTTAATACagcaaatcaatttttttttgttttaaaagcaAAAGGAATTTTCTGCAAAATCATAGGAACTATAATTGACAAGTGAGAACAATTCAACTGTTGACAATTTGCAATTTCGATATACAATTTGTTTACATTACCATTTACAAACCAtaattcatcattttatttAGCGGGTAAGATTGAGACATAAAAAATAACCAGATTACAGAAGAAGTGAAAGTAAAATGGACAACAGCATGGGATTCTGAGATCAAACGAGCACAATTTTTTCCATGCAGCAACCAAACCCCAGTGACTAAAAGGGGAGGgggtgttttatttttttattttttttatttttttttttttttaagttttgcaGTGTATCCaagataaaattataaaaatttccaGACAGATCTTTGTAAAGATCTGGCTGGCCTAGCTTCATGACTTAGGAacaaaaaatatcaacaaattcATGGAGATCCGACGAAATCTCCACTGACTGACATTATCAAATTTAGTAGCTGTCATATTGTCAAGAGAACTCAATCTGTGAGCCTCCGCATGGGAAATATAAGTGCTTACCACTCATATAATACAATTTTTATTACAGATTTAAACATCAAGAATACCATAATAATCACAGAATACTTCATGTTTATTTGATTCGGTCTTTTACACTCATTGTCCTTCTTCCACCAGTCCACTCTCGTCCCATATCGGCCCGATTTTCTATTCCTTATTAAAACCTCATCAAATTGCATACCAATAGCTTGTGCTTATCCTTAGTTATGTGTGCCCAGAAGTATTGATGAGATACTGTAGTTAGTTAATACTCCTACGCCCGTAATTTCGGTTAAACACGCAGATTTAAAATGAGATACACCACTAGGAGGACATCACAAAGAATTAAAATTGAGCAGTAGACAACCTGAAAAGATTACATCTTTTGACTAAATTGCTCTAAACTAGCACTTATTCGAATAAACACTTACAAAAATGTGGGAAAAAGACGAAAAACTCAAGCATGCATTTACTTTCAGGATCAAAATGTCACATAAATAAATCAGAAGTTGTAATCAATCGCTTGACAAAAGCCAAAAAACCTAATTTGACCGGCAAAAGGCCTGAAGGCCCTGAACTTTACAGTTTATGCAATCCGAGATCCTTTAGAAACAAATTGTACGGACGAAAACATGAACGAGCAGTGCAAAATTTGAAAATGCAAACAGAAATCGAAATGCAAATCTACATGTAATACTACGTACGCGTTCACAAATGAATCTGAAATCCCTAGAAACAAACAGGAGCAATTCACACAGCAAAGGGGTTCTTCGCAACGACCGAGACAAAGCAAACGGGAAGACTAAAACCCTAGAAACGAAATCGAAGAAAGGCGCGAAAATTGAGATCGGCGGAGGAGTCGGGTTCAGTCAGTACCTGGGAAGCGGCGGAAATGAAATCAGGCGGCGGCGATTACGGcgggagagagaggggaaggtggggaggagagagaggagggagagttTTGGATTTGGTGGGAATGTGGAGGCGGAGAAAGTGAGGTGAAGGAGGGTTGGGGGAGAGTGAAAGGTTGGATCTTGGCGGGTCACGTGGGAGGAGAGAGGGAGTTGCGTGCCGTTTTTATGGTTGCTGCGATCGATGGCGTTGGTGGTGCACCATAATGTTGTCATCTGCATCACAGACGATGAAAACGACGATGAAGCCGGAGGCTTTTTGGTTGGGTTCAACCGAAAATCATTTGGGCCCACAAAGCTGAAATTCCGAGTCTCTGAGAGAGTCCATTTGTAGTGTGTGCTGGGCCCAGCCAGACCCGAATACATTGTTTCTGCAGCAAGCGACACTGCTACAACCCTTTTGCGTttgaattgtttttatttagtaCATGTTAAATGGATTTGAATAACAAATTAGTCCTgtgacagaaaaaaaataaaaaaaattagccctGTGAAGAAAGTGCAGGCATGTCTGCATGCAGACTGTGAGAGGTCGGTTGAGCAGTGCATACGCCTCCGCTATGCTCTGAACCGGCTTCTCTCTACAGATGTTTGTTGCTGATGTCAACATTGACTAATGGTTTAAGTTGAAAATGCATGAAAAACCATGGAATGTTTTGTATTGGTTTTCCAAGTTAcacagaataaaaaataaaaaataagaaaaagtctAAATTGATGACTGATTCCCAAACAGTTGGCTATTCTATCTCCATGAATATAAAGACTTTTTCTTTGTAAACATGAACATAAAGTCTAAATTGCATGCTAAGTAAAATATTATACACAGAGATTACAGATTGTATTACGTAAGCCTGCCAATTGCAACACCGTCGATGACAAATTATATACGCCTTCCAATTGCAACACCATCGATAACAAATTATATACACATCGCGATTCCTTTCCATTTCTTACACATCTAACTACAACAACTTACTGAATTACTTACTTTGGAACTAGAAGGAGAAAACACAGAGACATCAAACACCTATCTAAATAAGGGCAAAAGAAAATCACATCCTACAACAGACGAATACGCTTGAATAATTTCTTACTAGACTGCTCGCTCCACGGTGAAAGATTTTCAGAGTAAGGAGGTGTGCACCCGAAGGGGGTTAGCAGATCCTGCGACGACCTTGAAAATTGATGAACGCA of the Pyrus communis chromosome 1, drPyrComm1.1, whole genome shotgun sequence genome contains:
- the LOC137745475 gene encoding uncharacterized protein; this encodes MAKVNKLRRKHDFRAVKKIQHPLKVLKDVHSKKKPHKAVEKKDWENVTCSVCMEFPHNAVLLLCSSYNKGCRPYMCATGHRYSNCLEQYKKAYTKACSIQNSQPWNGPMDSLGFSSSEGEPKEKTDVPELLCPLCRGQVKGWTVVEPARQYFDAKKRTCLQENCSFAGTYKQLRKHVKAKHPLARPREVDPLLEEKWKKLEYERERSDVISTIVSSTPGAVIMGDYVLEPNPDGIYSDSDSELDDDSDSDDFGFRSFDIGGLFSRRTILDENGFLRASASRSAFAPRRGSVRGRGVVRRLVGLRGGGVQRRIREPGRFL